Part of the Anopheles gambiae chromosome 3, idAnoGambNW_F1_1, whole genome shotgun sequence genome is shown below.
TATGGACTGACAACCATGACATATGACGTCTATCTAATTCTAAGTGCAATGTTACGTTTCTTTACTAAGCTAACATGATTCGCTCCGTTCCTTCGACCGAACTCTTCAAAATTAAGAGGAAAATACTAGGCTCGTTTATACTTGTAGGTTAAACAGTCGACGCTACTATTGTGATGAATTCAATAACAAATCTGAAATTTGAATGCGTCGCCAAAAGTTTGATAGAATTTTTAAAACTTCTTCTGGTATCGATGAGACACTTGTGTAGAATAATGCTCATAAAAACGATTCGGAGAAAAAGATAACGCTTCAAACAGACGAGCAGCTGCTGTATGCAGCTGTGCAAATTCTCCCGCCTCTGCTGTAATTCTTGGAAACAGTTCCCCTTTCTTAGGCCTTTTAGGAATATTTTGCAACATTAAGTTGTGCACGCAGACTGCAACGAATGCAGTGAAACTGTTTCTTTTAGTTGATAAATCTGCAATACTAAGGCTTCCATAGAACCACTGGCAAATAATTAGGCTACAGCTCAATGATGTACATTTTTTCCTCCCGATAGTTCTGTTTATTCGGCAACTGTTCAGACTTTCGGTCCCTTAGTTTCGCACAGCTTAATGTCCTTCACGTACGTTTCGGACGAGGCGACAAAGCCGCACTTTCCGCTGGCAATGCACGCCGCCGCACGATTGTAGCTGGCCGTCGTCTGGGCGGTCAGCAGTCGCTGCACGTCATCCACCTTCAGCTTCAGGGTTGCCACCAGCTCGCTATAGTCCGGTCCGATCTGTGTGGAAGAAGAAACCCACAGTATAGTTTACCTTCTCAAGCGAACGATTCATTCCCAAACACCCCATTTTACCGAAGCTATACACTCCGATCCATCAGGGATGCGGTTAAAGCAGGCAATCAGATGGGTGGCCAGATCCTCCACGCCGTACACGATCTGCGCGACCAGTCGCTCGACAAGCGTAGCGACCTTCGCCAGCCGTTCGGCCTCGATCTGGTAGCACATCAGGAAGCGGTTGGCATTGACGGACACCAGGCCGAGCAGCCGGGGCGAGTACTTGCTGAAGCAGTACTCGGCCCACGGGCCGGACGCGATCAGCACCTCCAGCACGGCCTTGGTCGGCGTGCAAAGCTTGTCGTTGTAGAACCGGTCGAGATAGTCGTCCAGTGTGACGATGTTCTTCAGGTAGTTGGTATATATGGTGTCAACCTGTGGCTGGATGGTGAGCCGGTTCGCTTGCCCGAACAAGGCGGCATACGCGTTGAGCACGGGCTTCAGCGAGTCGTCGTACGAGTCCAACGCTTGCAGGTTGAACTTGATGTACGCGATGCTGCTAATCTGCTTTTCGTACGACTTTTTGAACGGCGCCACGATCGACTCGGCCACCGTCAGCGAGCTCGCCTCCATCTCCTTCCGGATCGAGTCGTAGTGCCGGATCGTTTCCAGCACCTTCTCGTCGACACCGTCCATAAAGTCGAGCAGGAACGCGTCGGCCGTACTGAGATGGCCGAGCGTCAGCTCGATAATGTACGTCACGAGCGGCAGGCGCGACTTGAGGTCCTGCAGCGCGCGCAACAGCTCGTACACCACCTTGGGCGAGACGTAGCGCCGCAGCACCGTGTCCGGAATGGTGCTGGAGCCGGTCGCAGCCACCGCCGCGGTCACACCCGCCTGCATCAGCCCGAGCTGGGCGGTGAGGCGGACGAGCGTGGCGTTCAGCTCGCGCGACGCATCGGTCAGCATGTCGCCGATGTACTTGCCGACCAGCTGCTCGATCACGGCCGTTTGGGGGGTGAGGCCGGTTTGGAGCAGCGTTTGCAGTTTCACGATCGCCACAGTGACATTGTTGTACACTTGCGGCAGGGAGCCATTGCTGGGAGCGAGCACTTCCAGGCTGTCCGTCAGCTCCAGGCCGGTCGTGGAGATGTTGTTGCCGATTATCGTTAGCTGTGTGTTGAGCGTCTTCAGCACGGTGTAGTGGGATTTTAGCGTGATCGTCTTGAAGTCGATCTGATCGAACGATTCGCCCGTCTCGTTCGCTACCGTGCCGGCTTGAATACTTCCGGCGATATTTCCTATGACGCCGAAATCGGGCCTTGGCTCGCCGGAAACATCCTACCATCGCATCATCGCAAGGGGAAAGTCGTATCGAATGAATGCGCTTGAAAGAGAGGGGCTGGCGCCCAAACTTACCCGTCCGAGCAGAGCGAGGATGAACGCGCCGTAAAA
Proteins encoded:
- the LOC133393857 gene encoding uncharacterized protein LOC133393857; translated protein: MKLFYGAFILALLGRDVSGEPRPDFGVIGNIAGSIQAGTVANETGESFDQIDFKTITLKSHYTVLKTLNTQLTIIGNNISTTGLELTDSLEVLAPSNGSLPQVYNNVTVAIVKLQTLLQTGLTPQTAVIEQLVGKYIGDMLTDASRELNATLVRLTAQLGLMQAGVTAAVAATGSSTIPDTVLRRYVSPKVVYELLRALQDLKSRLPLVTYIIELTLGHLSTADAFLLDFMDGVDEKVLETIRHYDSIRKEMEASSLTVAESIVAPFKKSYEKQISSIAYIKFNLQALDSYDDSLKPVLNAYAALFGQANRLTIQPQVDTIYTNYLKNIVTLDDYLDRFYNDKLCTPTKAVLEVLIASGPWAEYCFSKYSPRLLGLVSVNANRFLMCYQIEAERLAKVATLVERLVAQIVYGVEDLATHLIACFNRIPDGSECIASIGPDYSELVATLKLKVDDVQRLLTAQTTASYNRAAACIASGKCGFVASSETYVKDIKLCETKGPKV